The Bacillus sp. Y1 genome has a window encoding:
- the sdaAB gene encoding L-serine ammonia-lyase, iron-sulfur-dependent subunit beta, with protein sequence MKYKSVFDIIGPVMIGPSSSHTAGAARIGRVARSLFGREPKWAKISLYGSFAQTYKGHGTDVAIIGGLLDFDTFDERIIGSISIAQTNGMEITFIEEEAIPEHPNTAKVLIGDDQGELELVGISIGGGKIEITELNGFELRLSGHHPAILVVHNDRFGAIASVSNILASHELNIGHMEVSRKEKGMLALMTIEVDQNIDDSVIKELEALDHVVKVAKIVE encoded by the coding sequence ATGAAGTACAAAAGTGTTTTTGATATTATAGGTCCTGTAATGATTGGTCCTTCCAGCTCACATACAGCAGGGGCAGCACGAATTGGAAGAGTAGCAAGAAGCCTTTTTGGCCGTGAACCAAAGTGGGCGAAAATTTCTCTTTATGGCTCTTTTGCACAAACATATAAAGGACATGGAACAGATGTAGCAATAATCGGTGGACTATTAGACTTTGATACATTTGATGAACGAATTATTGGGTCCATTTCTATCGCTCAAACGAACGGAATGGAAATCACATTTATTGAAGAAGAAGCGATTCCAGAACACCCGAATACAGCTAAAGTACTTATTGGTGACGATCAAGGAGAGTTAGAGCTAGTAGGGATCTCTATTGGCGGTGGCAAAATCGAAATCACTGAGTTGAATGGTTTTGAGCTAAGGTTATCAGGTCATCATCCAGCGATTTTAGTCGTTCATAATGACCGTTTCGGTGCGATTGCTAGTGTTTCAAATATATTAGCTTCACACGAACTAAATATCGGACATATGGAAGTGTCAAGGAAAGAAAAAGGGATGCTTGCGTTAATGACGATTGAAGTGGACCAGAATATTGACGATTCAGTTATTAAAGAATTAGAAGCGCTTGACCATGTGGTAAAGGTTGCCAAAATTGTAGAATAG
- a CDS encoding DAK2 domain-containing protein, whose translation MSIKSLDGKRFAEMVLQGANHLSSNAKYVDALNVFPVPDGDTGTNMNLSMTSGAKEVRNNVQDHIGKVGIALSKGLLMGARGNSGVILSQLFRGFSKAIETKASINAFEFAASLDAGVITAYKAVMKPVEGTILTVAKDSAKKAVEAAKKSDDIVTIMEAVVAEAKASLKRTPDLLPVLKEVGVVDSGGQGLVFVYEGFLAVLKGEKLPEGPTLASSMDDLVNAEHHKSVQSHMNTEDIEFGYCTEFMVKLDDEKLHSKPFSEQTFRQDLSQHGDSLLVISDDQLVKVHIHAEYPGNVLTYAQTYGSLVNLKIENMREQHTNLLSDSYEKASAPAKPKEKLEYGIVTVSMGSGIAELFKSIGAHAVIEGGQTMNPSTEDIVKAIKEVNAKKVIILPNNKNIIMAAEQAAEVTEEDAIVIPSKTVPQGMSALLAFNPGADLEGNKEGMTEALQNVKTGQITYAVRDTSIDGLEIEKDDFMGIAEGKIVVKDKDKVVSATKLLDQLLDGDSEILTILKGEDATDADVDAIVQFVEANYGDVEIEIHDGKQPLYAFIFSVE comes from the coding sequence GTGTCAATTAAATCTTTAGATGGAAAACGTTTCGCTGAAATGGTACTACAAGGAGCGAATCACTTGTCCTCTAATGCAAAATATGTGGATGCACTGAACGTGTTTCCCGTTCCAGATGGTGATACTGGAACAAATATGAACTTATCGATGACTTCTGGAGCAAAGGAAGTAAGAAATAATGTTCAAGACCATATTGGAAAGGTTGGTATTGCGCTTTCCAAAGGATTGTTGATGGGTGCAAGAGGAAACTCTGGTGTTATTTTATCCCAGCTTTTCCGAGGCTTTTCTAAAGCAATCGAAACAAAAGCTAGCATCAATGCATTTGAATTTGCCGCTTCTCTTGATGCAGGAGTGATTACTGCTTATAAAGCGGTTATGAAGCCTGTGGAAGGAACCATCTTAACGGTTGCAAAAGACTCTGCGAAAAAAGCAGTTGAAGCAGCGAAAAAATCAGATGATATTGTTACAATTATGGAGGCAGTAGTTGCAGAAGCAAAGGCATCCTTAAAGCGGACACCTGATCTTCTACCGGTTTTAAAGGAAGTAGGAGTAGTTGATAGTGGCGGACAAGGACTTGTGTTTGTTTATGAAGGTTTCCTAGCTGTACTAAAGGGAGAAAAATTACCTGAAGGTCCTACACTAGCATCCTCAATGGATGATCTAGTCAATGCAGAACATCACAAGAGTGTACAAAGCCATATGAACACCGAAGACATCGAGTTTGGGTATTGTACAGAATTTATGGTCAAGTTGGACGACGAGAAACTCCACTCTAAACCATTTAGCGAGCAAACTTTCCGTCAAGATTTAAGTCAGCACGGTGATTCTCTCTTGGTTATATCTGATGATCAGCTGGTAAAAGTACATATTCATGCAGAGTATCCGGGAAATGTGCTAACGTATGCACAAACCTATGGAAGCTTAGTGAATTTAAAAATTGAAAATATGCGTGAGCAACATACAAATTTGTTGTCCGATTCGTATGAGAAAGCAAGTGCTCCTGCAAAGCCGAAGGAAAAGCTAGAGTACGGTATTGTAACCGTTTCTATGGGCTCAGGGATTGCAGAATTGTTTAAGAGTATCGGGGCGCATGCTGTTATTGAAGGTGGACAAACGATGAATCCAAGCACGGAGGATATCGTTAAGGCAATTAAAGAAGTGAACGCAAAGAAAGTGATTATTTTGCCGAATAACAAAAACATCATCATGGCAGCCGAACAAGCAGCTGAAGTAACAGAGGAAGATGCGATTGTTATCCCTTCTAAAACTGTTCCACAAGGAATGTCTGCTCTTCTTGCCTTTAACCCAGGTGCAGACCTAGAAGGCAATAAAGAGGGCATGACGGAAGCTTTACAAAATGTAAAAACAGGTCAAATTACGTATGCCGTCCGTGATACCAGTATTGATGGCCTTGAGATTGAAAAAGATGACTTCATGGGAATTGCCGAGGGGAAAATCGTTGTTAAGGATAAAGACAAAGTTGTCTCTGCAACGAAACTCCTAGATCAGCTTCTTGATGGAGACTCAGAGATTTTGACGATCTTAAAAGGTGAAGATGCTACAGATGCGGATGTAGATGCAATTGTCCAGTTTGTAGAAGCAAATTACGGTGATGTTGAAATCGAAATCCACGATGGAAAACAACCGTTATATGCATTCATTTTCTCGGTTGAATAA
- a CDS encoding thiamine diphosphokinase codes for MEINILAGGPLELIPSLHSYSGEWIGVDRGVLTLIKEGIFVEKAFGDFDSVEEEELAFIKKHVGELLTFPPEKDETDMEIAISWAIKQAPEKVRIFGATGGRLDHFFANIQLLFKPTALHETVPIEIIDCQNIISLIQAGTHTIERNDEYAYISFIPFHGEVEGLTLVGFKYPLTLRHIPIHSTLCISNELISDIGTISFSEGILMVIRSRD; via the coding sequence ATGGAGATCAATATTTTAGCAGGTGGTCCATTAGAACTTATCCCTTCTCTTCACTCATATAGTGGAGAATGGATTGGTGTGGATCGTGGAGTACTAACACTAATAAAAGAAGGAATCTTTGTTGAAAAAGCCTTTGGCGATTTTGATTCTGTGGAGGAAGAAGAGCTAGCGTTTATAAAGAAACATGTTGGAGAATTACTTACGTTTCCACCAGAAAAAGATGAAACGGATATGGAAATTGCGATTTCATGGGCGATCAAACAAGCTCCGGAAAAAGTTCGTATCTTTGGTGCTACGGGTGGGAGGCTAGATCATTTCTTTGCAAATATACAGCTGCTTTTCAAACCAACGGCTTTACATGAAACAGTTCCAATTGAAATCATTGATTGTCAAAATATCATTTCATTAATACAAGCAGGCACACATACAATAGAAAGAAATGATGAGTACGCATATATTTCTTTTATACCTTTTCATGGCGAGGTAGAGGGCTTAACACTTGTGGGTTTTAAGTATCCATTAACACTTCGTCATATTCCGATTCACTCCACACTATGTATTAGCAATGAACTAATTTCTGATATTGGTACTATATCTTTTTCGGAAGGCATATTAATGGTGATAAGGAGTCGCGATTAA
- a CDS encoding Asp23/Gls24 family envelope stress response protein: protein MSIELKTNFGQIDISNEVIATIAGGAAVDCYGIVGMASKHQLKDGLTEILRRENFTRGVIVRQENDEVHIDMYIIVSYGTKISEIAHNVQSKVKYTLDKTVGLAVDSVNIYVQGVRVTNP from the coding sequence ATGTCCATCGAACTGAAAACAAATTTCGGACAAATTGATATCTCAAATGAAGTAATTGCAACAATCGCTGGAGGAGCAGCTGTTGATTGCTACGGTATAGTAGGAATGGCTTCAAAACATCAACTAAAAGATGGCCTTACGGAAATATTAAGAAGAGAGAACTTTACTCGAGGTGTAATTGTTCGTCAGGAAAATGATGAAGTACATATTGATATGTATATAATTGTTAGCTATGGTACAAAAATTTCTGAGATTGCTCATAATGTACAATCAAAAGTGAAATATACCTTAGACAAAACAGTTGGCCTTGCCGTTGACTCAGTTAATATTTACGTTCAAGGTGTTCGCGTCACGAACCCGTAA
- the rpmB gene encoding 50S ribosomal protein L28, whose product MPRKCVVTGKGTRSGNARSHAMNANKRTWGANLQKVRILVDGKPKRVWVSARALKSGKVERV is encoded by the coding sequence ATGCCACGTAAATGTGTTGTAACTGGTAAAGGAACTCGTTCAGGTAACGCACGTTCTCATGCTATGAACGCTAACAAGCGTACTTGGGGTGCTAACCTTCAAAAGGTACGTATTCTTGTAGACGGAAAGCCAAAGCGTGTTTGGGTTTCTGCAAGAGCACTTAAATCAGGTAAAGTTGAGCGCGTATAA
- the spoVM gene encoding stage V sporulation protein SpoVM, whose protein sequence is MRFYTIKLPKFLGGIVRAMLGTFKKG, encoded by the coding sequence ATGAGATTTTACACGATTAAATTGCCGAAATTCTTAGGCGGCATTGTCCGCGCGATGCTGGGTACGTTTAAAAAGGGCTAA